One genomic region from Sulfurimonas sp. encodes:
- the atzF gene encoding allophanate hydrolase, which produces MNKTLTPRELMKQIKERIKANIDNPIWLYTLSDDELEIYLKRLEECDVLSLPLYGIPFAIKDNIDLKDIPTTAACPDYSYLPSESAYVVKKLIEAGAIPVGKTNLDQFATGLVGTRSPYGVCKNSINPEYISGGSSSGSAVSVALDMAVFSLGTDTAGSGRVPAAFNNLVGLKPSKGVLSTSGVVPACRSLDCVSIFANDTKDARIVFDIAASFDKSDPYSRKMPTVDNSALLSFTFGVPKKEQLVFFGDDAAKELFYQSVESFKAMGGVLVEVDFTPMLEAANLLYYGPWVTERYVAVKDMIENRPDSFIEVTKNIILSGKTKSAEDYFNAEYKLKAYKRQADMLMADIDFALTPTTGTIYKIDEVIVEPIQLNTNLGYYTNFMNLLDFSAYAVPAGFRENGLPFGVTLFSDAFDDRKLMLLGEKYMQISSYE; this is translated from the coding sequence ATAAATAAAACACTAACTCCAAGAGAGTTGATGAAACAGATAAAAGAACGTATTAAAGCTAATATAGATAACCCAATTTGGCTTTATACATTAAGTGATGATGAGTTAGAGATATACTTAAAGAGATTAGAAGAATGTGATGTATTGTCACTTCCTCTTTATGGAATTCCTTTTGCAATAAAAGATAATATCGATTTAAAAGATATTCCAACTACGGCTGCTTGTCCTGATTATAGTTATCTGCCAAGTGAATCTGCTTATGTGGTGAAAAAACTGATAGAAGCTGGAGCTATTCCTGTTGGAAAGACTAATTTAGATCAGTTCGCAACAGGACTTGTAGGCACACGCTCACCTTACGGTGTTTGTAAAAATAGTATTAATCCTGAGTATATATCTGGAGGATCTAGTTCAGGGAGTGCTGTGAGTGTAGCTCTTGATATGGCAGTATTCTCACTTGGAACAGACACTGCCGGTTCAGGTCGTGTACCTGCGGCATTTAACAATCTTGTAGGATTAAAACCATCAAAGGGAGTTCTTAGTACATCAGGAGTTGTTCCTGCATGTCGTAGTTTAGATTGTGTATCTATTTTTGCAAATGATACAAAAGATGCAAGAATTGTATTTGATATAGCTGCATCATTTGATAAGAGTGACCCATACAGTAGAAAGATGCCTACTGTAGATAATAGTGCACTACTGAGCTTCACATTTGGAGTGCCTAAAAAAGAGCAGTTGGTATTTTTTGGGGATGATGCAGCTAAAGAACTTTTTTATCAATCAGTTGAGTCTTTTAAGGCAATGGGTGGTGTTTTAGTTGAGGTGGACTTTACACCTATGCTAGAAGCGGCAAATTTACTTTACTATGGTCCATGGGTAACGGAGCGATATGTTGCTGTAAAAGATATGATTGAAAACAGACCAGATAGTTTTATAGAAGTGACAAAGAATATTATTTTATCAGGTAAGACAAAAAGTGCTGAAGATTATTTTAATGCAGAGTACAAACTCAAAGCATATAAACGCCAAGCAGATATGCTCATGGCAGATATTGATTTCGCATTGACACCTACAACAGGAACTATTTATAAAATAGATGAGGTAATTGTTGAGCCTATACAGCTAAATACAAATCTAGGTTACTATACAAACTTTATGAATTTATTAGATTTTTCAGCATATGCTGTACCAGCAGGTTTTAGAGAAAATGGACTTCCATTTGGTGTGACACTTTTTTCAGACGCTTTTGATGATAGAAAACTGATGCTCCTTGGTGAAAAATATATGCAAATAAGTTCATATGAGTGA
- a CDS encoding response regulator — translation MNNLNVLILEDELIIYVHLKKTLQKLGFNHVDIARDAQKAFEIASKTKIDILFSDIKINGDIDGIDAARTLQNLYKLPVVFITAYKDQEILLRASEVDFVGYLLKPYRVDELEAIINLTVAKYKLTMKKDNIIKINGYDFDKTNNKLFKDKQEIKLTKKEQLFIALIFNSKGSVVPYTVIDEVIWQGKLVTDNTRRTFLYRIKHKLVNLEFCVQKSLGILLL, via the coding sequence ATGAATAATTTAAATGTATTGATATTAGAAGATGAACTGATTATATATGTTCATCTAAAAAAGACTCTTCAAAAACTAGGATTTAACCATGTAGATATAGCAAGAGATGCACAAAAAGCTTTTGAGATAGCTAGTAAAACAAAAATAGACATACTCTTTTCTGACATAAAAATAAATGGAGATATAGACGGCATAGATGCTGCAAGAACTCTGCAAAATTTATATAAGCTTCCTGTTGTCTTTATTACTGCCTATAAAGACCAAGAAATACTACTTCGTGCTAGTGAAGTTGACTTTGTCGGTTATCTGTTAAAACCATACAGAGTAGATGAGCTTGAAGCTATTATAAACTTAACCGTAGCCAAATATAAACTGACAATGAAGAAAGATAATATTATCAAAATTAATGGTTATGATTTTGATAAAACAAACAACAAACTTTTTAAAGATAAGCAAGAGATAAAACTCACAAAAAAAGAGCAACTTTTCATAGCCCTTATATTTAACTCAAAAGGAAGTGTCGTTCCATATACTGTGATTGATGAAGTTATATGGCAAGGGAAACTAGTAACTGACAATACAAGAAGAACATTTTTATATAGGATTAAACACAAGTTAGTTAATCTAGAGTTTTGTGTGCAAAAAAGTCTAGGGATATTATTGTTATAA
- a CDS encoding iron-sulfur cluster assembly scaffold protein yields the protein MTGQEELSAEIGKHLMQPENYGELKNADCTGVGIDNATQAYVIMFLNLNDTHVLDVKFGSNASQDANTLGSLFTEMIKGDELVNVLKTTLKLEQDLQKAYADLPEPKIDTSKPEGEQVEHISTQHQDSANLVLTAFRAAMRHLERKKGGVVEEQFEMNISKSCPYSGTDCNFVQKEEGSE from the coding sequence ATGACTGGACAAGAAGAGCTGAGCGCAGAAATAGGTAAGCATCTTATGCAACCTGAAAATTATGGGGAACTTAAAAATGCAGACTGCACAGGTGTAGGTATAGATAATGCAACACAAGCTTATGTGATTATGTTCTTAAACCTAAATGATACACATGTTCTAGATGTAAAATTTGGCTCAAATGCAAGTCAAGATGCAAATACTTTAGGCTCACTTTTTACAGAGATGATTAAGGGTGATGAGCTTGTAAATGTTTTAAAAACTACTTTAAAACTAGAACAAGACCTTCAAAAAGCTTACGCTGATTTACCAGAACCTAAGATAGACACAAGTAAACCAGAAGGTGAACAAGTAGAACATATATCAACTCAGCATCAAGATAGTGCAAATCTTGTTTTAACAGCTTTTCGTGCAGCGATGCGTCACTTAGAGAGAAAAAAAGGTGGGGTTGTTGAAGAACAGTTTGAGATGAATATTAGTAAATCTTGTCCTTACTCTGGAACTGATTGTAATTTTGTACAAAAAGAAGAAGGAAGCGAGTAG
- a CDS encoding 7TM diverse intracellular signaling domain-containing protein translates to MLIKIILLTSLILSALYSSVIHVNEKSIDISVLENSYMYIDESSTLNFKEIQKKQFKPFLVDYVRMGYTDATLWTKFSIKNDSPQDITRYISISNPTLDTIELYTKIQKEYKKESQGLCHLNKYKRNNILHPSFKVEFKAHEMKEFYYKTHSIDSAHYFKLHIKDINTLYEDEFSYQLILSVFFGAMLALVLYNIFIYFFTRELSYLYYILYILFTTLYYASYSIMLDYILPEDSTMIDIFMDFYSLALANIAALLFIKAFLNIKQYKRHNIIINMILVLNIMHILIYINGSYLIEYSLYIILVTFVFILYISAYSFYKKNPQAKYILIGWSFNFSGVLMISLQQYGLPNIIDYFPHFCALTIFMEAILFSVALASKLNTTKALQKAVKTNKILTRELHHRVKNNMQFIILMYRLKLDSLNNKDIEQKLRESEGAVQAISKTHEILYNQNDLENIDTQGYFTNLIDELEKSFNTTKIKIYLEVKDTLDVQNSIHCGIILNELITNSFKYAFKDGEGVISIKLIKKDKKHIFTVEDNGVGFDYEQKQHDSFGLSFVETIVVDELGGTILFNTSDGTKVKMNF, encoded by the coding sequence ATGTTAATAAAAATAATATTATTGACCTCGCTCATACTCTCAGCACTATATTCATCAGTTATACATGTAAATGAAAAATCTATAGATATAAGCGTACTAGAAAACTCTTACATGTATATTGATGAGAGTTCAACTCTTAATTTTAAAGAAATACAAAAAAAGCAGTTTAAACCTTTTCTTGTTGATTATGTTCGTATGGGCTATACAGATGCTACTTTATGGACAAAATTTAGTATAAAAAATGACTCGCCTCAAGACATAACAAGGTACATTAGTATCTCAAATCCGACGCTTGACACAATAGAACTTTATACAAAAATACAAAAAGAATACAAAAAAGAGTCACAAGGACTATGTCATCTAAACAAATACAAAAGAAACAATATATTACACCCAAGTTTCAAAGTGGAGTTTAAGGCACATGAGATGAAGGAGTTTTACTACAAAACTCATTCTATCGATAGCGCGCACTACTTCAAACTACATATCAAAGATATAAATACTTTGTATGAAGATGAGTTCTCCTATCAACTTATCTTATCTGTGTTTTTTGGAGCTATGTTAGCTCTTGTACTTTACAATATCTTCATATATTTTTTTACACGAGAGCTTTCTTATTTATACTATATTTTGTATATATTATTTACCACTTTGTATTACGCCTCTTACTCTATCATGCTAGATTATATACTTCCAGAAGATTCTACAATGATAGATATCTTTATGGATTTTTACTCTTTAGCTTTAGCAAACATTGCTGCCCTTCTTTTTATAAAAGCATTTTTGAACATAAAGCAGTATAAGAGGCATAACATAATTATCAATATGATACTTGTGCTAAATATAATGCATATACTAATTTATATAAATGGAAGTTATCTGATTGAATATTCTCTTTACATTATTTTGGTTACATTTGTATTTATACTATATATATCTGCTTACTCCTTTTACAAAAAAAATCCTCAAGCAAAATATATTTTAATTGGTTGGAGCTTCAATTTTTCGGGTGTATTGATGATATCCCTTCAGCAGTACGGACTTCCAAATATAATAGACTATTTTCCTCATTTTTGTGCATTGACAATTTTCATGGAAGCTATCCTTTTTTCAGTTGCACTTGCTTCAAAACTAAACACAACAAAAGCACTACAAAAAGCAGTTAAAACAAATAAAATACTAACAAGAGAGCTTCATCATCGAGTTAAAAATAATATGCAATTTATCATACTAATGTATAGGCTAAAGCTTGATAGCCTAAACAATAAAGATATAGAACAAAAGCTAAGAGAGAGTGAAGGAGCTGTTCAAGCCATAAGTAAAACTCATGAGATTTTGTACAACCAAAATGATTTAGAAAACATAGATACCCAAGGCTACTTTACAAATTTAATAGATGAATTAGAAAAAAGCTTTAACACAACAAAGATAAAAATTTATCTAGAGGTAAAGGATACTTTGGATGTCCAAAACTCCATACACTGTGGCATCATACTCAATGAGCTTATAACCAACTCCTTTAAATATGCCTTTAAAGATGGTGAAGGAGTTATCAGTATTAAGCTTATTAAAAAAGATAAGAAGCATATATTTACAGTAGAAGATAATGGGGTAGGATTTGATTATGAGCAAAAACAACACGATTCCTTTGGTCTCTCTTTTGTGGAAACAATTGTTGTTGATGAGCTTGGGGGAACTATCTTGTTTAATACTTCAGATGGTACGAAAGTAAAGATGAATTTTTAA
- a CDS encoding methyltransferase domain-containing protein, producing the protein MKTKELLELFQNSKGQEKEILEVKLLNEEVDSIGYKAFVDLAQLFFMKMLSPIYENNKTILRFYKLDTSSSFHKTQNGTEKYGVDSEFFSIDKTKQFSFLYYYQQALRFINIKDKKRILNLGINRGDEFKVIKEMLGVDEFKDKEFVGIDYSTSAIKFAKNDFDDKNISFIRHDINALDELNLGKFDLIISIGTLQSSNINFNSTFMSIYQNYLKKDGAIILGFPNCRWIDAEMIYGAKAPNYAFSEMSLVLKDIHFCKKYLQQKKYRVVITGKDYLFLTARKIG; encoded by the coding sequence ATGAAAACTAAAGAACTGCTAGAGTTATTTCAAAACTCAAAGGGACAAGAAAAAGAGATTTTAGAAGTTAAACTTTTAAATGAAGAAGTGGACTCTATAGGCTATAAAGCCTTTGTGGATTTAGCACAACTTTTTTTTATGAAAATGCTCTCCCCCATTTATGAAAACAACAAAACTATACTAAGATTTTACAAGCTAGACACAAGCTCATCTTTTCACAAAACTCAAAATGGTACAGAAAAGTATGGAGTTGATAGTGAATTTTTTTCTATCGATAAAACAAAACAGTTTAGTTTTTTATACTACTATCAACAAGCCCTAAGATTTATCAACATCAAAGACAAAAAAAGAATTTTAAACCTTGGGATAAATAGAGGCGATGAGTTTAAAGTTATAAAAGAGATGCTTGGAGTTGATGAGTTTAAAGATAAAGAATTTGTAGGCATTGACTACTCCACTTCAGCAATAAAGTTTGCAAAAAATGACTTTGATGACAAAAACATAAGCTTTATCCGCCATGATATAAATGCTTTAGATGAGTTGAATTTAGGTAAATTTGACTTAATCATTTCCATAGGAACATTGCAAAGTTCCAACATAAACTTTAACTCTACTTTTATGTCTATCTATCAAAACTATCTAAAAAAAGATGGAGCTATAATACTAGGTTTTCCAAATTGCAGATGGATAGATGCTGAGATGATTTATGGAGCAAAAGCACCAAACTATGCTTTTAGCGAAATGAGTCTAGTTTTAAAAGACATACACTTTTGTAAAAAATACCTTCAACAAAAGAAATATAGAGTTGTAATTACGGGAAAAGATTATCTTTTTTTAACTGCTAGGAAGATTGGTTAA
- a CDS encoding GAF domain-containing protein, whose translation MKYQDTYKKLAKFGRELLDNTSYSSGLPRISKYAKEVIGAQRCSIFINDIAKKELWTTLADDVSKIVIPSDKGLVGFTIKERKPIIANDPYTHLHFLPEIDKATGYTTTNIVTAPIFNSKREIIGVLELLNKEGGFDNEDVRFMIFFAHYVSGYLELIANEKI comes from the coding sequence ATGAAATATCAAGATACTTATAAAAAATTAGCAAAATTTGGTAGAGAGCTTTTAGATAATACATCATATTCTAGTGGTTTACCGCGTATCTCAAAATATGCTAAAGAGGTTATTGGAGCACAGAGATGCTCTATATTTATAAATGATATTGCAAAAAAAGAGCTTTGGACAACTTTAGCAGATGATGTTAGCAAGATTGTGATTCCATCAGATAAAGGTTTAGTAGGTTTTACGATAAAAGAGCGAAAGCCAATCATTGCAAATGACCCTTATACGCATCTACACTTTTTACCTGAAATAGACAAAGCAACAGGATACACAACTACAAACATTGTAACTGCTCCAATTTTTAACTCCAAAAGAGAGATAATAGGAGTATTGGAATTACTAAATAAAGAAGGTGGTTTTGATAATGAAGATGTTAGATTTATGATATTTTTTGCTCACTATGTGAGTGGATATTTGGAGTTAATAGCTAATGAAAAAATTTAA
- a CDS encoding deoxycytidylate deaminase, giving the protein MLSDENFINIAIELATASKCVSKQVGAVIVKDGRILSTGYNGTPAGFTNCCDYWNGEYTDEHHEWSKTYEIHAEMNAIIWAARKGICVEGATIYVTLEPCSECSKNVIASGIKRIVYAKEYEHTQSKIISKFIKDNGVSIEMLKKGTK; this is encoded by the coding sequence ATGCTAAGTGATGAAAATTTTATAAATATTGCCATAGAATTAGCAACAGCTTCAAAGTGTGTTTCTAAGCAGGTTGGTGCGGTTATAGTGAAAGACGGTCGTATTCTTAGTACAGGTTACAACGGGACTCCTGCTGGTTTTACAAACTGCTGTGACTATTGGAATGGAGAGTACACTGATGAGCATCATGAGTGGAGTAAAACTTATGAGATTCATGCAGAGATGAATGCTATCATTTGGGCTGCTAGAAAAGGCATCTGTGTTGAGGGTGCTACTATTTATGTAACGCTAGAGCCTTGTAGTGAGTGTAGTAAAAATGTCATCGCTAGTGGAATTAAACGCATCGTTTATGCAAAAGAGTACGAGCACACACAATCGAAAATTATTTCAAAGTTTATAAAAGACAACGGTGTGAGTATCGAGATGTTAAAAAAAGGAACAAAGTAA
- a CDS encoding GAF domain-containing protein produces MKKFNQIAEFGKKLMVLGKIENSLELISQEAKMLLNADRCSIFIVDAEDKMLWTKHSDGIGRIVIGLDAGIVGDTYKIQKPQVVNNPYDDPRFLSNIDKKSGYVTRNIISVPIFDSKRDVIGVIQLLNRSRGDFNDKDLEILTFFANYVSGSLELVLMNEN; encoded by the coding sequence ATGAAAAAATTTAATCAAATCGCAGAGTTTGGAAAAAAGCTTATGGTTTTAGGCAAGATTGAGAACTCTCTTGAGCTTATTTCACAAGAAGCAAAAATGCTTTTAAATGCTGATAGATGTTCTATATTTATAGTAGATGCTGAGGATAAAATGCTTTGGACTAAACATAGTGATGGTATCGGTCGCATAGTTATAGGTCTAGATGCTGGGATAGTTGGCGATACTTATAAAATCCAAAAACCTCAAGTTGTCAACAATCCCTATGATGACCCAAGATTTTTATCTAATATAGATAAAAAAAGTGGTTATGTGACAAGAAATATTATATCAGTTCCAATCTTTGACTCAAAAAGAGATGTTATAGGTGTTATACAGCTTTTAAATCGTTCAAGAGGCGATTTTAATGATAAGGACCTAGAAATACTTACATTTTTTGCAAACTATGTTAGTGGTAGTTTAGAACTTGTTTTGATGAATGAAAACTAA